The following DNA comes from Camelina sativa cultivar DH55 chromosome 14, Cs, whole genome shotgun sequence.
tgaagaaacaaacacatttaGTGTCGCTGAGTTGCCTCCAGGGAAGGTTGCTCTCAACACGATGtgggtttataaaattaagTATCACTCCAACGGGAGTATCGAACGTTATAAGGCAAGACTTGTGGTCTTGGGAAATCGACAAGTAGCTGGAAGGGATTTTGCTGAAACTTTCGCACTGGTTGTCAAAATGACAACGGTCCGCGCCCTGTTACGTATCGTTGCTGCGAACAATTGGTAAGTGCATCAAATGGATGTGCACAACGCTTTCTTGCATGGTGATCTTCGTGAAGAAGTGTATATCAAGCTTCCACAAGGTTTTACACACTCAGCTCCGAATAAAGTGATTCGACTTCACAAATTTCTTTACGGTTTACGACAAGCACCGCGATGTTGGTATGAGAAAATATCTACGGCTCTCGTGAAGGCTGGTTTTGTTCAGTCCTACTCTGATTACTCTTTGTTTAGTTACACTCGTGGAAGTGTAGAGATTCGGGTTTTGGTGTACGTTGACGATCTCGTTGTTTGTGGAAACGATGGTGATGCTATTCGCAACTTTAAGATATATCTTGGAGAGTGTTTTCGTATGAAGGATTTGGGAAAACTCAAATATTTTCTCGGTATTGAGATTGCTCGTAATGAAGAAGGTTTTATGTTGACACAAAGAAAGTATGCCTTGGATATTGTTAGTGAAACAGGGTTGTTGGGTTCACGGCCTGCTGCTACACCAATAGAACAAAACCATCACTTAGCTTCGGATTCAAGTCCTTACATTCCGGAGCCTGCCTCGTATCGACGACTCGTTGGTCGTCTCATTTATCTGGCCAACACTCGACCTGATCTTTCTTATTCTGTTCATATCTTGTCTCAATTCATGCAGAAACCACGGGAGAGGCATATGGATGCTGCATTACGTGTTTTCTCTTACCTTAAGGGAACAGCTGGCCAGGGAATTCTACTTAGTTCTCGTCCCGACTTGGAACTCTTAGTTTATTGTGATGCCGATTGGGGAACGTGTCCGTTGTCTCGTCGCTCTTTAACCGCTTACGTTACCTTGTTTGGTGGGTCACCTACTTCTTGGAAGACCAAGAAACAGAAGGTGGTGTCACAGTCGTCTTGTGAAGCTGAGTATCGCGCAATGTCTATTGCCACACGTGAGATAATGTGGTTACGACAACTTTTTACAGATTTGGGTTTCCCACCAACCGGTATGTCTTGTCTCTTCTGTGATAGTAAGTCTGCTCTCTATATTGCTGCAAATCCGGTGTTTCATGAACGCACGAAATATATCGAAATTGATTGTCATCGGGTACGTGATGCCATCAAAAGTGAAGTTCTTACAACTGCTCATATCGGTACCAAAGAACAATTGGCTGATCTTTTGACTAAGGTTTTGGGGAAGGTTCAGTTCAGTGTTTTATTGTCCAAGTTAGACGTTTGTGATCTGCAcgctccatcttgagggggagtattgggCTGAGCTTTGTATAGTGGGCCTCAATATTGTATAAACCGTCTTGTGTATTACTTGTTCGGCACTCTACGTTTAGGGTTCCTTGTGTCATCGAGTCTTGTATATAAAGTCCGTGAGGCAGACATTAATAACACACAACACAATATTCATTCAATATTTACACACTCCAATAATTTATTTGGAAATTATTAGCTACGATTCATCTGTAACTCGCAAACAGTACAAAAATCTCCATCTACCGCACAAAAAATGACATCTTTCTTGGTTGTAGTTAACACTCATGATTGCTTTATATCTGATATCAAATATCATGTAGCCAGAACAGAAAAGTCGTCGTCATCTCCTCATGTAATTTCTCTGAAGGGTTGTCTTCCATTAGTAGAAGAAATATGAAAATCTGAAATAAATAATGACCGAGATAACTAATATGTAGTGTATATAATCGATGCAACTTCCACTCTCACTATTGTTATCCCAATTCGGTGTCGGAACAAATTGCTTTTTCACAATGGGTTTTATGATTCACCATTGGTTGGAAGACCAGAAGAATAACAATTAATATTCCAGAAACAAATGTCGCTGAGAGAAAGCCGTTGACGACGACTGCTTCGTGATGAGACGCCCATCCCACTCTTGTTTTAAACTATATGATGTGTCGACCACGGAAAATAGAGAATcatctttctgattttttgttctaaacatcgatttttttgttcaaatattttaaaagcaTCATATGTTTGACACAAAATGTGCATCAcgaata
Coding sequences within:
- the LOC109128742 gene encoding uncharacterized protein LOC109128742, giving the protein MDVHNAFLHGDLREEVYIKLPQGFTHSAPNKVIRLHKFLYGLRQAPRCWYEKISTALVKAGFVQSYSDYSLFSYTRGSVEIRVLVYVDDLVVCGNDGDAIRNFKIYLGECFRMKDLGKLKYFLGIEIARNEEGFMLTQRKYALDIVSETGLLGSRPAATPIEQNHHLASDSSPYIPEPASYRRLVGRLIYLANTRPDLSYSVHILSQFMQKPRERHMDAALRVFSYLKGTAGQGILLSSRPDLELLVYCDADWGTCPLSRRSLTAYVTLFGGSPTSWKTKKQKVVSQSSCEAEYRAMSIATREIMWLRQLFTDLGFPPTGMSCLFCDSKSALYIAANPVFHERTKYIEIDCHRVRDAIKSEVLTTAHIGTKEQLADLLTKVLGKVQFSVLLSKLDVCDLHAPS